In Roseisolibacter agri, one genomic interval encodes:
- a CDS encoding type IV pilus twitching motility protein PilT codes for MPQVDRLLSALAASRGDAVELLEGEPASFLVGGARRPVTRQALTGSQLLAFLREIAPADAVARLDASQPADFRYASPDGPFDVRVTRAEQRWAARLTPATVSAPAPQPAVAAAVETPALASVGAAADGAVDGFVATAYEGAFGSAPDVAPVRIPASAAPTPASAVAAVAAPARPSAGGERARMAMDRLLRILVERGGSDLHLRVGEPPIIRASGHLERLDEPALDGDGLEAMMLAIMPDRNRAEFAERNDTDYAYEIAGCARFRANALRDRLGPAGVFRVIPATVVSVEDMKISPEVQQLCYLTKGLVLVTGPTGSGKSTTLCSLVDLVNRSRQDHILTIEDPIEFVHPNKQCVITQRQVGVHTDSFKSALRAALREDPDVILVGELRDLETISIAIETAETGHLVFGTLHTTTAPSTVDRIIDQFPADRQSQIRVMLSESLKGVISQTLCRKIGGGRAAAREVLLATPAVSNLIREGKTFQIPSIMQTSRKLGMVTLNDALLELVDAKTVEPREAWTKAVDKASFVASLKQRGLDTAFADTAK; via the coding sequence GGCGCGCGCCGCCCGGTCACGCGCCAGGCGCTGACCGGCAGCCAGCTCCTCGCGTTCCTGCGCGAGATCGCGCCAGCCGATGCCGTCGCGCGCCTCGACGCATCGCAGCCCGCCGACTTCCGCTACGCCTCGCCCGACGGCCCGTTCGACGTCCGCGTGACGCGCGCCGAGCAGCGCTGGGCCGCGCGGCTCACGCCAGCCACGGTGAGCGCGCCGGCGCCGCAGCCCGCGGTCGCCGCAGCCGTCGAGACGCCGGCGCTCGCATCCGTCGGCGCCGCCGCGGACGGCGCGGTCGACGGCTTCGTCGCCACCGCCTACGAAGGGGCGTTCGGCAGCGCGCCCGACGTCGCACCGGTCCGCATTCCGGCGAGTGCCGCGCCCACGCCCGCGTCGGCGGTGGCGGCGGTGGCGGCGCCGGCGCGGCCGTCCGCTGGTGGCGAGCGGGCGCGCATGGCGATGGATCGGCTGCTGCGCATCCTCGTGGAGCGCGGCGGCTCGGACCTGCACCTGCGCGTCGGCGAGCCGCCGATCATCCGCGCGTCCGGCCACCTCGAGCGCCTCGACGAGCCGGCCCTCGACGGCGACGGCCTCGAGGCGATGATGCTCGCGATCATGCCCGACCGGAACCGCGCGGAGTTCGCGGAGCGGAACGACACCGACTACGCGTACGAGATCGCGGGCTGCGCGCGCTTCCGCGCGAACGCGCTGCGCGACCGCCTCGGGCCCGCCGGCGTGTTCCGCGTGATCCCGGCGACGGTCGTCAGCGTCGAGGACATGAAGATCTCTCCGGAGGTGCAGCAGCTCTGCTACCTCACGAAGGGCCTCGTCCTCGTCACCGGCCCGACGGGCTCGGGCAAGTCCACGACGCTCTGTTCGCTCGTCGACCTCGTCAACCGGTCGCGCCAGGATCACATCCTGACCATCGAGGATCCGATCGAGTTCGTGCACCCGAACAAGCAGTGCGTGATCACGCAGCGGCAGGTCGGCGTGCACACGGACTCGTTCAAGAGCGCGCTGCGCGCGGCGCTGCGCGAGGATCCGGACGTGATCCTGGTCGGCGAGCTGCGCGACCTCGAGACGATCTCGATCGCCATCGAGACGGCGGAGACCGGACACCTCGTCTTCGGCACGCTGCACACGACGACGGCGCCCAGCACGGTGGACCGCATCATCGACCAGTTCCCGGCCGACCGGCAGTCGCAGATCCGCGTGATGCTGAGCGAGTCGCTCAAGGGCGTCATCTCGCAGACGCTCTGCCGGAAGATCGGCGGCGGGCGTGCGGCCGCGCGCGAGGTCCTGCTGGCGACGCCCGCGGTGTCGAACCTGATCCGCGAGGGCAAGACGTTCCAGATCCCGTCCATCATGCAGACGTCGCGCAAGCTCGGCATGGTGACGCTGAACGACGCGCTGCTGGAGCTGGTCGACGCGAAGACGGTGGAGCCGCGCGAGGCGTGGACGAAGGCGGTCGACAAGGCGTCGTTCGTGGCGTCGCTGAAGCAGCGCGGGCTCGACACCGCGTTCGCCGACACCGCGAAGTAG